One segment of Brassica napus cultivar Da-Ae unplaced genomic scaffold, Da-Ae ScsIHWf_1176;HRSCAF=1685, whole genome shotgun sequence DNA contains the following:
- the LOC125596306 gene encoding FCS-Like Zinc finger 10-like, which produces MSQHPNNQMASGSVFYLTKPESSGLKNNTISSCVSDYEAAWSPTSPLEFILFPSLVNPFGGSSLSSIRKTHKKSWDSGKVGLSIVDSLDDDHHTESSRILLPSPDSKNIIFESMVRTRNTFVNNNNNACLESVDSKEMKRRCCGIKKESIFVIAPLDLTTITDVLVLPPNDFLSSCFFCNKKLGMGKDIYMYRGYKAFCSIECRLEVIHQDEKMEEEEAKSGSSSE; this is translated from the exons ATGTCTCAGCATCCCAACAATCAAATGGCTTCTGGTTCTGTTTTCTATTTGACTAAACCGGAGTCTTCAGGGCTTAAAAACAACACAATCAGCTCTTGTGTATCTGATTACGAAGCAGCTTGGAGCCCAACATCTCCGTTGGAGTTCATTTTGTTCCCTAGTTTAGTGAATCCCTTTGGTGGATCTTCTTTGAGTTCAATCCGGAAAACGCATAAAAAGAGCTGGGATTCTGGAAAAGTAGGCTTGAGTATAGTGGATTCTCTTGATGATGATCATCACACTGAATCATCAAGGATTCTTCTTCCATCACCTGATAGTAAAAACATCATCTTTGAGTCAATGGTGAGAACTAGGAACACTtttgtcaacaacaacaacaatgcgTGTCTGGAGTCGGTAGATAGTAAGGAGATGAAGAGACGTTGTTGTGGTATCAAGAAAGAGAGCATTTTTGTTATTGCTCCTCTTGACTTGACAACGATTACTGATGTGTTAGTGTTACCTCCCAATGACTTCTTGAGCTCCTGCTTCTTTTGCAATAAGAAGTTGGGTATGGGGAAAGATATATACATGTACAG AGGATACAAAGCTTTCTGCAGTATTGAGTGTCGTTTAGAGGTGATTCATCAGGATGAGAaaatggaggaagaagaagccaagtctGGCTCTTCTTCAGAGTAG
- the LOC125596307 gene encoding polyadenylate-binding protein-interacting protein 5-like isoform X2, whose translation MDGLATRSMQGREQIFMPKTSSEMAYKQIRDDDDLDMEMDIDMDIEYLLVTFSGLSQESITDVYLANSGDLEATIEMLNQLEIYSTEAQEHLPETLDIGDLCESGPSSSKASTRKKAATEIAVSSPSVVIPNATVSA comes from the exons ATGGATGGTTTGGCCACACGTAGCATGCAGGGACGAGAGCAGATATTCATGCCCAAGACATCCTCTGAAATGGCATACAAGCAAATAagggatgatgatgatttggatATGGAGATGGATATAGACATGGACATTGAATACCTTCTGGTTACATTCTCTGGTCTCTCACAAGAGTCTATAACTGATGTTTACCTGGCCAATAGCGGTGATCTTGAAGCAACCATTGAGATGCTGAATCAGCTTGAG ATATACAGCACTGAAGCTCAAGAACACCTCCCAGAGACGTTGGATATTGGGGATCTCTGTGAATCAGGGCCATCAAGCTCAAAGGCGTCAACACGAAAGAAGGCAGCTACAGAAATCGCTGTATCGTCACCATCGGTGGTTATTCCTAATGCAACTGTATCAGCCTGA
- the LOC125596307 gene encoding polyadenylate-binding protein-interacting protein 5-like isoform X1: protein MKPGGTFALNPHAASYVPLSKRVDDMDGLATRSMQGREQIFMPKTSSEMAYKQIRDDDDLDMEMDIDMDIEYLLVTFSGLSQESITDVYLANSGDLEATIEMLNQLEIYSTEAQEHLPETLDIGDLCESGPSSSKASTRKKAATEIAVSSPSVVIPNATVSA, encoded by the exons ATGAAGCCAGGTGGAACGTTTGCATTGAATCCCCATGCAGCATCATACGTACCACTCTCTAAAAGAGTGGATGATATGGATGGTTTGGCCACACGTAGCATGCAGGGACGAGAGCAGATATTCATGCCCAAGACATCCTCTGAAATGGCATACAAGCAAATAagggatgatgatgatttggatATGGAGATGGATATAGACATGGACATTGAATACCTTCTGGTTACATTCTCTGGTCTCTCACAAGAGTCTATAACTGATGTTTACCTGGCCAATAGCGGTGATCTTGAAGCAACCATTGAGATGCTGAATCAGCTTGAG ATATACAGCACTGAAGCTCAAGAACACCTCCCAGAGACGTTGGATATTGGGGATCTCTGTGAATCAGGGCCATCAAGCTCAAAGGCGTCAACACGAAAGAAGGCAGCTACAGAAATCGCTGTATCGTCACCATCGGTGGTTATTCCTAATGCAACTGTATCAGCCTGA